In Candidatus Sericytochromatia bacterium, the DNA window TTGAAAGCGAGACGACATGACAGGAGACGTGTTGACGGGGCGCAAGGACAGATTCCCGATGGACAATTTGCGCTCGTAACCGTGGATTTGCTCCAGGAGTTGCAGCACCTGGGAAAACGTTCCCTTCGCCTTGATCGCGATGGGAATTTCCTGGATTTCTCCGCTCGGGTCACCGCGGAACGCAGCCATCTGCTCAGGCTGGAACGAATCCAGCCCGCCGCGGGTCAGGCGGGCCATGCGTTCCACGTCGTAGAGCAGCACGGGCAGTTGCGCGTCGACAGGAATTTTGGAACGCAAGATGGCGATGCTCTTCTCGATATCCACGATGTCAGCCTTGACTTTATCGATCTCGCGAGAGCGCTGCTTGAGCTCCTGAGCGGAATTTCGCTTCTCGACGATGGTGTTTTCCTTGGCCACGACGCCGTCGTAGCGCCCC includes these proteins:
- the pilO gene encoding type 4a pilus biogenesis protein PilO — its product is MSTVTIAGNEIPVNVLAGVLPALAMLYLANAAYFAEDSLMGRYDGVVAKENTIVEKRNSAQELKQRSREIDKVKADIVDIEKSIAILRSKIPVDAQLPVLLYDVERMARLTRGGLDSFQPEQMAAFRGDPSGEIQEIPIAIKAKGTFSQVLQLLEQIHGYERKLSIGNLSLRPVNTSPVMSSRFQNTLAMEFKLSAYVLRNRGATP